A stretch of Dyella sp. BiH032 DNA encodes these proteins:
- the wecB gene encoding UDP-N-acetylglucosamine 2-epimerase (non-hydrolyzing) translates to MQDILIVCGTRPEIIKLAPVYHALRATGWARPRWLHTGQHGDMARQMLACFDIEPDIELERGGESLGEFSTRCRTLLDGVMASQPWSLVMVQGDTESTFLGALAGFYHRVPVAHVEAGLRTYDLGRPFPEEGLRQMVSRIATFHFAPTHRAAQALRAEGIADDGVSVTGNTVIDAQHWVTRHRRLGRHATGRGHLLVTAHRRENWGSDLREICYAIADVASHHPELDVLFPVHLNPTVSKPVHAILGELANVHLSGPFDYLRMQQALIDAWLVLTDSGGLQEEAPTFGVPLLVLRTETERPEAIEAGCARLAGTRRASIVGQIEQLWEDHAAYAAMAHAGNPFGDGRASERIVDRLQGALESSERRREAV, encoded by the coding sequence ATGCAAGACATCCTGATCGTCTGCGGTACACGCCCGGAGATCATCAAGCTGGCGCCGGTGTACCACGCCCTGCGCGCCACCGGCTGGGCCCGGCCCCGCTGGCTGCACACCGGCCAGCACGGCGACATGGCACGGCAGATGCTGGCCTGTTTCGACATCGAGCCGGACATCGAGCTGGAACGCGGCGGCGAAAGCCTGGGCGAGTTCAGCACACGTTGCCGCACCCTGCTGGACGGCGTCATGGCCAGCCAGCCCTGGTCGCTGGTGATGGTGCAGGGCGATACCGAAAGCACCTTCCTCGGCGCGCTCGCCGGCTTCTACCACCGCGTGCCGGTGGCGCACGTGGAAGCCGGGCTGCGCACGTACGACCTCGGACGGCCGTTTCCGGAGGAAGGCCTGCGCCAGATGGTCAGCCGCATCGCGACCTTCCATTTCGCGCCGACCCATCGCGCCGCGCAGGCGCTGCGGGCGGAAGGCATCGCGGACGATGGCGTCTCCGTCACTGGCAACACGGTGATCGACGCGCAGCACTGGGTCACGCGCCACCGCCGCCTGGGCCGCCATGCCACGGGCCGCGGCCACCTGCTGGTCACCGCGCATCGCCGCGAGAACTGGGGCAGCGACCTGCGCGAGATCTGCTATGCCATCGCCGACGTCGCCAGCCATCACCCGGAGCTGGACGTGCTGTTCCCGGTGCACCTGAATCCCACGGTGAGCAAGCCGGTGCACGCCATTCTCGGCGAGCTGGCCAATGTGCACCTGAGCGGGCCGTTCGATTACCTGCGCATGCAACAGGCGCTGATCGATGCCTGGCTGGTGCTGACCGATTCCGGCGGCCTGCAGGAGGAAGCGCCGACCTTCGGCGTGCCCTTGCTGGTGTTGCGCACCGAGACCGAGCGGCCTGAAGCGATCGAAGCCGGCTGCGCGCGCCTGGCCGGCACGCGCCGCGCGTCGATCGTGGGCCAGATCGAACAACTGTGGGAGGACCATGCTGCCTATGCGGCGATGGCGCACGCGGGCAACCCGTTCGGCGACGGCCGGGCCAGCGAGCGCATCGTCGATCGGCTGCAGGGGGCGCTGGAAAGCAGCGAGCGGCGGCGCGAAGCCGTCTGA
- a CDS encoding tetratricopeptide repeat protein, translated as MKRPWPTRCAAALFAMAPALPLCAAGQQPDSASRYQQFLLYPHRQAGFAALRAGDERTALAEFERARQLAPRNIDTALDLAEAYRHFGHADRARAVLDDQRRYTPDDPRLRAPPPAQAAVDCKVDNRPVCRAQRGFDALQAGHLDQAQAELAAADFARSPEGLALRRALVQRAIYLGDRPRADAQLAALDALGQLGGDERAQWFNLLLMQGRAIEARDLQARGGLGAPAQELAVALALSAANERRALADYLALHQPAFDDEKSERQWINLLAQVGRERPELLDLYPAHFPANSAWQARSALPLAAARHDEAAVQRLLARLPKDSYREERFSLALEQGRYAEARQQAEAMVAQADGHRLLDPLSYRLMEAGAPDEAQRLLLASYPFGGHPQAGTLFARLAVLAAKQAQAFSADDRVRLARPLESVPLRIAQVPILAALRDCDGIRQVMSDLSPDYPAELWRQLGDCYGSDRPGLAEYAYAEANKRKPDPDTTRALAYQAYGAKDYATALQAWRAVPVERMKTDDLLAAATTALSADQPAVARAWLDSYAGQGGRQDHAYWWLRAQADEPRDPALARTDLENAIAQHPQARYYQRLAALQTQAGDSKLALASLQHAAVLAPDDDKLAAQLGYAYLQNGSPELAVAQFERAHQANPDDPKLTWQLLYVHQQLGDNAQARSYAAQAIDQLDAGGMGGTDGGTVPQDEGQQRYDLRRLHEDLGRKWRFNADMTLGDTVSSAANAANPGTSYRSYFQMEGQYRFDPRWTGGDINTLAAYARVFAGSGDSGAVWPIHGWMLGVGLHWKPFLTQNIVLSAEQQTPVSGSRFTRNDTMLRAAGSWSFSPRLNDDWHPGGRGWWSQNFYVDVARYLRAKQTVFTADYQLGWHHKLADGQSIQPYARLQYTGIDRNRGSFQRDGRVGLGVQWNLWYGETRYDAYPHRVSVAIEGQHAFTSYLREKNALFLIVRTAW; from the coding sequence ATGAAACGCCCATGGCCGACACGTTGTGCGGCCGCGCTGTTCGCGATGGCACCGGCCTTGCCGCTTTGCGCGGCGGGCCAGCAGCCCGACAGCGCCAGCCGCTATCAGCAATTCCTGTTGTATCCCCACCGGCAGGCCGGTTTCGCGGCGCTGCGCGCGGGCGACGAGCGCACTGCGCTGGCCGAGTTCGAGCGCGCGCGCCAGCTGGCGCCGCGCAACATCGACACCGCGTTGGACCTGGCCGAGGCGTACCGCCATTTCGGCCACGCCGACCGCGCGCGCGCGGTGCTCGACGACCAGCGCCGCTACACGCCGGACGATCCGCGCCTGCGCGCACCGCCACCGGCTCAGGCGGCGGTGGACTGCAAGGTCGACAACCGTCCGGTATGCCGGGCGCAGCGGGGTTTCGATGCCTTGCAGGCGGGCCATCTCGATCAGGCGCAGGCGGAACTGGCCGCCGCGGACTTCGCGCGCTCGCCGGAAGGTCTCGCCTTGCGCCGTGCGCTGGTGCAGCGCGCGATCTATCTGGGCGACCGCCCCCGCGCCGACGCGCAGCTGGCGGCGCTGGACGCGCTGGGCCAGCTCGGCGGCGACGAGCGCGCGCAATGGTTCAACCTGCTGCTGATGCAGGGCAGGGCTATCGAGGCGCGCGACCTGCAGGCGCGCGGCGGCCTGGGCGCCCCGGCGCAGGAGCTGGCCGTGGCGCTGGCCTTGTCCGCGGCGAACGAACGGCGGGCGCTGGCGGATTACCTGGCCTTGCACCAGCCGGCGTTCGACGACGAGAAGAGCGAACGGCAATGGATCAACCTGCTCGCGCAGGTGGGGCGGGAGCGGCCGGAGCTGCTCGACCTCTACCCCGCGCATTTCCCGGCCAACAGCGCTTGGCAGGCGCGTTCCGCCTTGCCGCTGGCAGCCGCGCGCCATGACGAGGCGGCCGTGCAGCGCCTGCTGGCGCGACTGCCGAAGGACAGCTATCGCGAGGAGCGTTTTTCCCTGGCGTTGGAGCAAGGGCGCTACGCCGAAGCGCGACAGCAGGCCGAGGCGATGGTGGCGCAGGCGGACGGGCATCGCCTGCTCGATCCGCTGAGCTACCGGCTGATGGAAGCCGGCGCGCCGGACGAGGCACAGCGGCTGCTGCTGGCGTCCTATCCCTTCGGCGGCCATCCGCAAGCCGGCACGCTGTTCGCGCGGCTGGCCGTACTCGCAGCCAAGCAGGCGCAGGCGTTCTCCGCCGACGATCGCGTCCGTCTGGCGCGGCCGCTGGAGAGCGTGCCGCTGCGCATCGCCCAGGTGCCGATCCTGGCCGCCTTGCGCGACTGCGACGGCATCCGCCAGGTCATGTCCGACCTGTCCCCCGATTACCCGGCCGAGTTGTGGCGCCAGCTGGGCGATTGCTACGGCAGCGATCGTCCGGGCCTGGCCGAATACGCCTACGCCGAAGCCAACAAGCGCAAGCCCGATCCGGACACCACGCGCGCGCTGGCTTACCAGGCTTACGGCGCGAAGGACTACGCCACGGCCTTGCAGGCGTGGCGCGCGGTGCCGGTCGAGCGCATGAAAACCGACGACCTGCTGGCCGCCGCCACCACCGCGCTTTCCGCCGACCAGCCGGCCGTCGCGCGCGCCTGGCTCGACAGTTACGCGGGTCAGGGCGGGCGGCAGGACCATGCCTACTGGTGGTTGCGCGCGCAGGCCGACGAGCCGCGGGATCCCGCACTGGCGCGCACCGATCTGGAAAATGCCATCGCGCAGCACCCGCAAGCCCGCTACTACCAGCGCCTGGCCGCCCTGCAGACCCAGGCCGGCGACTCGAAGCTCGCGCTGGCATCCCTGCAGCATGCGGCCGTGCTGGCGCCCGACGACGACAAGCTCGCCGCGCAGCTCGGCTACGCCTATCTGCAGAACGGCTCGCCCGAGTTGGCGGTGGCGCAGTTCGAGCGCGCGCACCAGGCCAATCCGGACGATCCCAAGCTCACTTGGCAATTGCTCTACGTACACCAGCAACTGGGCGACAACGCGCAGGCGCGCAGCTACGCCGCACAGGCGATCGACCAGCTCGATGCCGGCGGCATGGGGGGCACCGACGGCGGCACGGTGCCGCAGGACGAGGGGCAGCAGCGCTACGACCTGCGCCGCCTGCACGAAGACCTGGGGCGCAAGTGGCGCTTCAACGCCGACATGACGCTGGGCGACACCGTCTCGTCGGCAGCCAACGCCGCCAATCCCGGCACCTCGTACCGCAGCTATTTCCAGATGGAAGGGCAGTACCGCTTCGACCCGCGCTGGACCGGCGGCGACATCAACACGCTGGCGGCCTACGCGCGCGTCTTCGCCGGCAGCGGCGACAGCGGCGCGGTGTGGCCGATCCACGGCTGGATGCTGGGCGTGGGCCTGCACTGGAAGCCTTTCCTCACCCAGAACATCGTGCTGTCGGCCGAGCAGCAGACGCCGGTGTCGGGCAGCCGCTTCACCCGCAACGACACCATGCTGCGCGCGGCCGGGTCGTGGTCGTTCAGCCCTCGTCTCAACGACGACTGGCACCCCGGCGGGCGCGGCTGGTGGTCGCAGAACTTCTACGTGGACGTGGCGCGCTACCTGCGCGCGAAGCAGACGGTGTTCACCGCCGACTACCAGCTCGGCTGGCATCACAAGCTCGCCGATGGCCAGTCGATTCAGCCGTACGCGCGGTTGCAGTACACCGGCATCGACCGTAACCGCGGCAGCTTCCAGCGCGACGGCCGCGTCGGCCTGGGGGTGCAGTGGAACCTGTGGTACGGGGAGACGCGCTACGACGCCTATCCGCATCGCGTCAGCGTGGCGATCGAAGGGCAGCATGCCTTCACCAGCTACCTGCGCGAGAAGAACGCGCTGTTCCTGATCGTGAGGACGGCATGGTGA
- a CDS encoding polysaccharide deacetylase family protein, translating into MTRSRFKPPVLRSILATAALVWAAGLASLSHAQTAEHAGMSTLPAPPAPPSATLPDSQIRKTTLSSLSTLSTSSTSTSSGTTFRLSLSANLLGGVPNAFAGAPGANANQNTLVLYDSSGTWGWLGEAYGVMAGQLVSHGSKFTLHSAASYVAGELNGYTGLVYVGSTYDEPLPTALLDDVLATTKPVLWMNHNIWQLAARSPNFGAQYGFTPMFFDFSNTLTINYKGVALQRNALAVASGLLQTTIVDPAKAQALAVASNDVGGTVNWATKGGNLTYIGEIPFSYTGPNDRYLIAADLIGKVSNPAMPARKRALVRIEDVNADTDPAELRAIADYLASKKVPFSVAVIPVYKDPNGFYNNGVPLTRRLSQARGVVNALKYMQSKGGTLIMHGYTHQYSNVANPYSGVSADDFEFFRAHISADNYVVYDTPVAEDSALWTQMRLTSGLLEFAAAGFLAPTIFEPPHYAASAVDYQVIHNQFGVRYDRGLYAAGWCPNGACGTGTPDYTRIYGQFFPYLVRDIYGSTVIGEQLGNVETQEFNHNPPRFPADILYSAQRNVVVQDAVQSFFFHPYVNISYLKQIVEGLQAMGYTFVPANTVKQG; encoded by the coding sequence ATGACCAGGTCCCGTTTCAAGCCTCCCGTTCTGAGGTCGATCCTCGCCACTGCCGCCCTGGTATGGGCCGCAGGACTGGCCTCCCTCTCCCACGCGCAGACGGCCGAACACGCCGGCATGAGCACCTTGCCGGCACCACCCGCGCCGCCGTCGGCAACGCTTCCGGACAGCCAGATCCGGAAGACCACGTTGTCGTCGCTATCGACGCTTTCCACGTCGTCGACATCCACGAGTTCCGGCACGACGTTCCGCCTGTCGCTGTCCGCCAACCTCCTCGGCGGCGTACCGAACGCCTTCGCCGGCGCGCCCGGTGCCAACGCCAACCAGAACACCCTGGTGCTGTACGACAGCTCCGGCACCTGGGGCTGGCTGGGCGAGGCCTACGGTGTGATGGCGGGCCAACTCGTATCCCACGGCAGCAAGTTCACGCTGCATAGCGCTGCCAGCTACGTGGCCGGCGAACTGAACGGCTACACGGGTCTGGTCTACGTCGGCTCCACGTATGACGAGCCGTTGCCCACGGCGTTGCTGGACGACGTGCTAGCCACCACCAAACCGGTGCTGTGGATGAACCACAACATCTGGCAGCTGGCCGCACGCTCGCCGAACTTCGGCGCGCAGTACGGCTTCACCCCGATGTTCTTCGACTTCAGCAATACGCTGACGATCAACTACAAGGGCGTGGCGCTCCAGCGCAACGCGCTGGCAGTGGCCTCGGGCCTGCTGCAGACGACGATCGTCGATCCGGCGAAGGCGCAGGCGCTTGCGGTGGCGTCCAACGACGTGGGCGGCACGGTCAACTGGGCCACCAAGGGCGGCAATCTCACCTACATTGGCGAGATTCCCTTCAGCTACACCGGCCCCAACGACCGCTACCTGATCGCCGCCGACCTGATCGGCAAGGTCTCCAATCCGGCCATGCCGGCGCGCAAGCGGGCACTGGTGCGCATCGAGGACGTCAACGCGGATACCGATCCGGCCGAACTGCGCGCGATCGCCGATTATCTCGCCAGCAAGAAGGTGCCGTTCTCCGTCGCGGTCATTCCCGTCTACAAGGACCCGAATGGCTTCTACAACAACGGCGTGCCGCTGACGCGGCGGCTGTCCCAGGCGCGTGGCGTGGTCAATGCGCTCAAGTACATGCAGTCCAAGGGCGGCACCTTGATCATGCACGGCTACACGCATCAGTACTCGAACGTGGCCAATCCCTACAGCGGCGTATCGGCCGATGACTTCGAGTTCTTCCGCGCGCATATCAGCGCCGACAACTACGTCGTCTACGACACGCCCGTGGCGGAGGACTCGGCGCTGTGGACACAGATGCGCCTGACCAGCGGCCTGCTGGAATTCGCCGCCGCGGGTTTCCTGGCGCCGACCATCTTCGAACCGCCGCACTACGCGGCCTCGGCGGTCGACTACCAGGTGATCCACAACCAGTTCGGCGTGCGCTACGACCGCGGTCTTTACGCGGCCGGCTGGTGCCCGAACGGTGCCTGCGGCACGGGCACGCCGGATTACACGAGGATCTACGGCCAGTTCTTCCCGTACCTGGTGCGCGACATCTACGGCTCCACGGTGATCGGCGAGCAGCTGGGCAACGTGGAGACGCAGGAGTTCAACCACAATCCGCCCCGCTTCCCTGCGGACATCCTCTACAGCGCTCAGCGCAACGTGGTGGTGCAGGACGCGGTGCAGAGCTTTTTCTTCCATCCCTACGTGAACATCAGCTACCTCAAGCAGATCGTCGAGGGGCTGCAGGCGATGGGGTACACGTTCGTTCCCGCCAATACGGTGAAGCAGGGGTGA
- a CDS encoding DUF3240 family protein, which translates to MNRLCRLNLVFAPAYEDAVTTALIEHEPPLPGFTLLHAEGHSSDFAHASIAERVKGRVNRRVLWMVLDRDEAERVVESLRAKVRSTAVLWWIEPVEAFGRLA; encoded by the coding sequence ATGAACCGTCTGTGCCGTTTGAACCTGGTGTTCGCTCCAGCCTACGAAGACGCGGTGACCACCGCACTGATCGAGCACGAGCCGCCGCTGCCCGGCTTCACCTTGCTGCACGCCGAAGGACACAGCAGCGACTTCGCGCACGCTTCCATCGCCGAACGCGTGAAAGGCCGTGTCAACCGCCGCGTGCTGTGGATGGTGCTGGACCGCGACGAAGCCGAACGCGTGGTGGAAAGCCTGCGCGCGAAGGTGCGCTCGACCGCTGTGTTGTGGTGGATCGAGCCGGTGGAAGCGTTCGGGAGGCTGGCATGA
- a CDS encoding glycosyl transferase family protein, producing MWWLDIFTTYLYGLGVAVSVIAVLMLISGLDDLFIDCVYWTRRAWKALVVYRKHDRTYYHELYRPAEKPLAIMVPAWHETGVIGHMAELAASTLDYENYHIFVGTYPNDPDTQRDVDEVSARFPNVHKVVCARPGPTSKADCLNNVLDAIMQFERRAKISFEGFILHDAEDVVCQLELRLFNFLVGRKDLIQIPVYPFERQWNNFTSLHYLDEFAELHGKDVPVREALAGQVPSAGVGTCFSRRAVLALIEEGNGIAFDVQSLTEDYDIGLRLKARGMQEIFVRFPVLRYRRHARPQPFGQSRRESNVICVREYFPDRLSTAVRQKSRWIIGIVYQGYRTHGWKRKHGLVLNYFLWRDRKGAIANFVSFSAMLVAIQLGLIWLLQQAWPAAPRFISIFEGQAWFGAVLAANAGLMCNRILQRIVFVSGYYGVKQGLLAIPRLLWSNLVNFLANWRAIKQIVQTGDPRRVAWDKTTHDFPSIGGENRAKRSLDEMLVAEGTVSEARLREIKAHPVEGLQLGSALIHEGVITPAQLARPVAEQIGVACEPVDPEALPRELIDAVPAKVALHYAVLPLRVEGGTLVLASEAYVDPVSLAAIARKLDRPVRYVIAHKGQVTVGLRHWYAPPPGQERDPRSLLDAATRSGRIDAGRAHSLWDSYVSRQVMLGEILVAQGHLDEVAFKALLLSHARSGKPLGAFLVEQGVISQDTLDRLLALQTTLQPDIATLLDKEAAPPVQLVKQWTERVA from the coding sequence ATGTGGTGGCTAGATATCTTCACGACCTATCTCTACGGCCTGGGCGTGGCCGTGTCGGTCATTGCCGTGCTGATGCTGATCAGCGGCCTGGACGACCTGTTCATCGACTGCGTGTACTGGACGCGCCGCGCGTGGAAGGCGCTGGTGGTCTACCGCAAGCATGACCGCACCTATTACCACGAGCTGTACCGCCCGGCGGAGAAGCCGCTGGCGATCATGGTGCCGGCCTGGCACGAGACTGGCGTGATCGGCCACATGGCCGAGCTGGCGGCCAGCACGCTGGATTACGAGAACTACCACATCTTCGTCGGTACCTATCCGAACGATCCGGACACGCAGCGCGACGTGGACGAAGTGAGCGCGCGCTTCCCCAACGTCCACAAAGTGGTGTGCGCGCGCCCAGGCCCGACCAGCAAGGCGGACTGCCTCAACAACGTGCTCGACGCGATCATGCAATTCGAGCGGCGCGCCAAGATCAGCTTCGAGGGTTTCATTCTGCACGACGCCGAGGACGTGGTCTGCCAGCTGGAGCTGCGCCTGTTCAACTTCCTGGTGGGGCGCAAGGATCTGATCCAGATTCCGGTGTACCCGTTCGAGCGGCAGTGGAACAACTTCACCAGCCTGCATTACCTGGACGAGTTCGCCGAGCTGCACGGCAAGGACGTGCCGGTACGCGAGGCGCTGGCCGGGCAGGTGCCCAGCGCCGGCGTGGGCACCTGTTTCAGCCGCCGCGCGGTGCTGGCGCTGATCGAAGAGGGCAACGGCATCGCCTTCGACGTGCAGAGTCTGACCGAGGACTACGACATCGGCCTGCGCCTGAAGGCGCGCGGCATGCAGGAGATCTTCGTGCGCTTCCCAGTGCTGCGCTACCGGCGGCACGCGCGTCCGCAGCCGTTCGGGCAGAGCCGGCGCGAATCGAACGTGATCTGCGTGCGCGAGTATTTCCCCGATCGCCTGTCCACCGCGGTGCGGCAGAAATCGCGCTGGATCATCGGCATCGTCTACCAGGGCTATCGCACGCACGGCTGGAAGCGCAAGCACGGCCTGGTGCTGAACTATTTCCTGTGGCGCGACCGCAAGGGCGCCATCGCCAACTTCGTCAGCTTCAGCGCGATGCTGGTGGCGATCCAGCTCGGCCTGATCTGGCTGCTGCAGCAGGCCTGGCCGGCGGCGCCGCGGTTCATCTCGATCTTCGAGGGACAGGCCTGGTTCGGCGCGGTGCTGGCAGCCAATGCCGGCCTGATGTGTAACCGCATCCTGCAGCGCATCGTGTTCGTCTCCGGCTACTACGGCGTGAAGCAGGGACTGCTCGCGATCCCGCGGCTGCTGTGGAGCAACCTGGTCAACTTCCTCGCCAACTGGCGCGCGATCAAGCAGATCGTGCAGACGGGCGACCCGCGCCGCGTGGCCTGGGACAAGACCACGCACGATTTTCCCAGCATCGGCGGCGAGAACCGCGCCAAGCGCTCGCTCGACGAGATGCTGGTGGCCGAAGGCACGGTGTCGGAAGCGCGGCTGCGCGAGATCAAGGCGCATCCGGTGGAAGGCCTGCAGCTGGGCAGCGCGCTGATCCACGAAGGCGTGATCACGCCGGCGCAGCTGGCGCGGCCGGTCGCCGAGCAGATCGGCGTGGCCTGCGAACCGGTGGACCCGGAAGCGTTGCCGCGCGAACTGATCGACGCGGTGCCCGCCAAGGTGGCGCTGCACTACGCCGTGCTGCCGCTGCGGGTGGAGGGCGGCACGCTGGTGCTGGCGAGCGAGGCGTACGTCGATCCGGTATCGCTGGCGGCGATCGCGCGCAAGCTGGACCGGCCGGTGCGCTACGTCATCGCGCACAAGGGGCAGGTCACCGTCGGCCTGCGCCACTGGTACGCGCCGCCGCCCGGGCAGGAACGCGATCCGCGCAGCCTGCTGGACGCGGCCACGCGCAGCGGGCGCATCGATGCCGGGCGCGCGCATTCGCTGTGGGACAGTTATGTATCCCGGCAGGTGATGCTGGGCGAGATCCTGGTGGCGCAGGGGCACCTGGACGAGGTGGCATTCAAGGCATTGCTGTTGAGCCATGCGCGCAGCGGAAAGCCGCTGGGCGCTTTCCTGGTGGAACAAGGTGTCATCAGCCAGGACACGCTCGACCGCCTGCTGGCCCTGCAAACGACGCTGCAGCCGGATATCGCGACGCTCCTGGACAAGGAGGCCGCGCCCCCGGTGCAGTTGGTCAAGCAGTGGACGGAGCGCGTGGCATGA
- a CDS encoding DUF4434 domain-containing protein: MVTRLRWPLALVLLLASWLADAATALFYQPQLRDRDVAAAQWPGVFAQVRGRGFDTLVVQWTQYGDAFGDEAGHAWLLQRVREAHAAGLRIVLGLHSDPAFFQRQEMPVSSLDDYLRTLARQDAEVARRWLADLGEAPIAGWYLPMEIDDRRWREPEAREALRDYLALERRQLDRVAVRPVYVSTFFAGHMAPAGYAALLADVRRAGVRPWVQDGAGTGRLSRGESAVYLAAAASCDGQGAVGVVYEVFRQVGSDAAFKAVPLGERELGVALAQRAPCGGDSLFFELRYLEGMGVLRGD; this comes from the coding sequence ATGGTGACGCGCCTGCGCTGGCCGTTGGCGCTGGTGTTGCTGCTAGCCTCGTGGCTGGCCGACGCCGCCACGGCGCTGTTCTATCAGCCGCAACTGCGCGACCGCGACGTGGCGGCCGCGCAATGGCCGGGGGTCTTCGCGCAGGTGCGCGGACGCGGCTTCGACACCCTGGTGGTTCAGTGGACGCAGTACGGCGATGCCTTCGGCGACGAAGCCGGGCATGCGTGGCTGCTGCAGCGGGTTCGCGAGGCGCACGCCGCCGGGCTGCGCATCGTGCTGGGGCTGCACAGCGATCCGGCGTTCTTCCAGCGCCAGGAAATGCCTGTTTCCTCGCTGGATGACTACCTGCGTACGCTGGCCCGCCAGGATGCCGAAGTGGCGCGACGCTGGCTGGCGGATCTGGGCGAGGCCCCGATCGCCGGCTGGTACCTGCCGATGGAGATCGACGACCGCCGCTGGCGCGAGCCGGAAGCGCGCGAGGCGCTGCGCGATTACCTCGCGCTGGAGCGGCGGCAGCTCGATCGTGTCGCGGTCCGGCCGGTCTACGTGAGCACGTTCTTCGCCGGACATATGGCGCCTGCGGGCTATGCGGCGTTGCTCGCCGATGTGCGTCGCGCCGGCGTGCGGCCGTGGGTGCAGGATGGTGCGGGCACGGGTCGCCTCAGTCGCGGCGAGAGTGCGGTTTATCTTGCGGCGGCGGCTTCCTGCGATGGGCAGGGGGCGGTGGGGGTGGTTTATGAGGTGTTTCGCCAGGTTGGCAGTGATGCGGCGTTCAAGGCGGTGCCGTTGGGTGAGCGGGAGTTGGGTGTGGCGTTGGCGCAGCGGGCGCCGTGCGGGGGGGATAGTTTGTTTTTTGAGTTGCGGTATTTGGAGGGGATGGGGGTGTTGAGGGGGGATTGA
- a CDS encoding TolC family protein, with translation MKYRALLAACFALPSFAGAQSFLPPEDRVKAAISAYAEVRAADSAVMEAQAKARALRVGPHETQLQVIPQERRIRNGPTFREWDVIASRGIRLPGKAALDRETGDHAVAAAQMRQGDAEHQAARLLLGEWMGWLQAEAALAQARDRESSLTRERDAVVRRQQLGDASLREVELIGAEVAQAQADTRAREADAAEQRLALRAGFPDIPLPEQPPILPDPGPADVPGEDGMNLIVQRSHEIGAAEEAAKQMEAESRRARADRVADPTVGLRVFNERGGEERGIGVVLTIPIGGALRSAQAQEKAAAADGAYSQLDAVRRDIGRDARIVVERARAAVAQWQAARDARDATVRSTERTRKAYALGEVGMAELLLAERSAGERALAEVLARAQAWEAVLRVRVDGHELWHGE, from the coding sequence ATGAAATACCGCGCCTTGCTCGCCGCCTGCTTCGCGCTGCCATCCTTCGCCGGCGCGCAATCCTTTCTTCCGCCGGAAGATCGGGTGAAAGCTGCTATCTCGGCGTATGCGGAAGTGCGTGCGGCCGACAGCGCCGTGATGGAAGCGCAGGCGAAGGCGCGCGCCCTGCGCGTCGGCCCGCACGAAACCCAGTTGCAGGTGATTCCCCAGGAGCGGCGCATCCGCAACGGCCCGACCTTCCGTGAGTGGGACGTGATCGCCAGCCGCGGCATCCGCCTGCCCGGCAAGGCGGCACTGGACCGCGAGACCGGCGACCACGCCGTCGCCGCGGCGCAGATGCGTCAGGGCGATGCGGAACACCAGGCCGCGCGCCTCTTGCTTGGCGAATGGATGGGCTGGCTGCAGGCCGAGGCGGCGCTGGCGCAGGCGCGCGACAGGGAAAGCTCGTTGACCCGCGAACGCGATGCCGTGGTGCGGCGTCAGCAGCTGGGCGATGCCTCGCTGCGGGAGGTCGAGCTGATCGGCGCCGAAGTGGCCCAGGCCCAGGCCGACACGCGCGCGCGGGAAGCGGATGCGGCCGAACAGCGGTTGGCGTTGCGCGCTGGCTTTCCCGACATTCCGCTACCCGAGCAGCCGCCCATCCTGCCCGATCCGGGCCCGGCGGACGTGCCCGGCGAGGATGGCATGAACCTGATCGTGCAACGCAGCCACGAGATCGGCGCGGCGGAAGAAGCCGCCAAGCAGATGGAGGCCGAATCCCGCCGCGCCCGCGCGGACCGCGTGGCCGACCCGACCGTGGGGTTGCGCGTATTCAACGAACGCGGCGGCGAGGAGCGCGGCATCGGCGTCGTGCTGACAATACCGATCGGCGGCGCTTTGCGCTCGGCGCAGGCACAGGAGAAGGCAGCCGCAGCGGATGGCGCCTACAGCCAGCTCGACGCGGTGCGCCGCGACATCGGCCGCGATGCGCGGATCGTAGTGGAACGTGCGCGCGCGGCAGTGGCGCAGTGGCAGGCGGCGCGGGATGCGCGGGATGCGACCGTGCGCAGTACCGAGCGGACGCGGAAGGCTTATGCCTTGGGTGAGGTGGGGATGGCGGAGTTGTTGCTGGCGGAGCGGAGTGCGGGGGAGCGGGCGTTAGCGGAGGTGTTGGCGCGGGCGCAGGCGTGGGAGGCGGTGTTGAGGGTGAGGGTGGATGGGCATGAGTTGTGGCATGGGGAGTGA